The following proteins come from a genomic window of Micromonospora zamorensis:
- a CDS encoding DUF3159 domain-containing protein, with amino-acid sequence MLGGRRGAIDATLPPLAFAVGWLLGGESLWGGVGAALAVGAVVAGVRLRRGDRPRSVLIGLLAVCVAALIAVRTGRAENFFLLQVLSNAASALAWAVSIVVRWPLLGVLVGAVLGQRARWRRDPALLRGYGRASWVWTATYVLRVAVFVPLYLGGQVLALVVARVALTWPLVAAALALSWVVLRRSLPAGHPGLRHPVTVDPVAPPR; translated from the coding sequence CTGCTGGGCGGGCGACGCGGCGCCATCGACGCCACGCTCCCGCCGCTGGCGTTCGCGGTGGGCTGGCTGCTGGGTGGCGAGTCGCTGTGGGGTGGGGTCGGCGCGGCGCTCGCCGTGGGCGCGGTGGTGGCCGGCGTACGGCTGCGTCGCGGTGACCGCCCGCGCTCGGTGCTGATCGGGTTGCTGGCGGTCTGTGTCGCGGCGTTGATCGCGGTGCGCACCGGCCGGGCCGAGAACTTCTTCCTTCTCCAGGTGCTCTCCAACGCCGCCAGCGCGTTGGCGTGGGCGGTCAGCATCGTGGTGCGCTGGCCGCTGCTCGGTGTGCTGGTCGGGGCGGTGCTGGGCCAGCGCGCCCGGTGGCGGCGGGACCCGGCGCTGCTGCGCGGGTACGGCCGGGCCAGTTGGGTGTGGACGGCGACCTACGTGTTGCGGGTCGCGGTGTTCGTGCCGCTCTACCTGGGCGGGCAGGTGCTCGCGCTGGTGGTGGCCCGGGTGGCCCTGACCTGGCCACTGGTCGCCGCGGCGCTGGCGTTGAGCTGGGTGGTGCTGCGGCGGTCGTTGCCGGCCGGGCACCCGGGTCTGCGTCATCCGGTCACCGTGGACCCGGTCGCACCGCCCCGCTGA
- a CDS encoding glycoside hydrolase family 48 protein: MRQLAIRRRVALAAAALLAIGGVTLPAGAAQAAPACDVVYATNDWNTGFTANVTIKNLGDPVSNWTLKWTFPTSGQRVTQGWSAKFSQTGSEVTATNESYNGNLATGASTTIGFNGSHSGSNPKPTSFTLNGTPCNGTPANQPPTVSLGLPTGPFTAPADVPLTATASDPDGTISKVEFYRNGLLINTDTSAPYAYTQEDLPAGSYTVQAKAYDNANGIGVDEKAFTVGAATGPTLVATPSAVSVAEGGTATFNLKLSAAPTANVPVTLTRTGDTDVTVSPATATLTPSNWSTGVTVTVAAAEDADTAGGAATITASATGLASLAVTATEIDNDTPGDNTYIAKFLDQYGKIKNSGYFSPEGVPYHSVETLIVEAPDHGHETTSEAFSFWLWLEAYYGKVTQNWAPFNNAWTVMEKYIIPTHADQPTAGSAGTPQYAAEYNLPSQYPSALNPNVPVGQDPLRSELQSTYGTGDIYGMHWLMDVDNTYGFGRCGDGTTKPAYINTFQRGTQESVWETVPQPSCDTFKHGGQYGYLDLFVKDTGAPAKQWKYTNAPDADARAVQAAYWALTWAKEQNKQADVAATIAKAAKMGDYLRYAMFDKYFKKIGNCVGASTCPAGSGKDSAHYLLSWYYAWGGAYDASQNWSWRIGSSHNHFGYQNPFAAWALTNTPELKPQSATAVADWTKSFERQLEFYTWLQSAEGGIAGGATNSWDGSYAQPPAGTSTFYGMFYDVDPVYNDPPSNQWFGMQAWSMQRIAELYQQTGNAKAKALLDKWVPWAIANTTLGTNWSIPSDMAWTGQPTTWNPSNPQPNTGLHVEVISKGQDVGVTAAYARILIAYAAKSGNVAAKDTAKGLLDALSAASDAKGVSTTEKRGDYRRFDDVYNASTGQGLYVPPGWTGKMPNGDTIAAGKSFLDIRSFYKNDPDWPKVQAYLDGGPEPSFNYHRFWAQADVAMAYADYGSLFPNG; encoded by the coding sequence ATGAGACAACTGGCAATACGCCGGCGCGTGGCGCTCGCCGCCGCCGCGCTGCTCGCCATCGGCGGGGTGACCCTGCCTGCCGGCGCCGCACAGGCCGCACCCGCCTGCGACGTGGTCTACGCGACCAACGACTGGAACACCGGCTTCACCGCGAACGTCACCATCAAGAACCTGGGTGACCCGGTGAGCAACTGGACGCTCAAGTGGACCTTCCCGACCAGCGGTCAGCGGGTCACCCAGGGCTGGTCGGCCAAGTTCAGCCAGACCGGCAGCGAGGTCACCGCGACCAACGAGTCGTACAACGGCAACCTCGCAACCGGGGCCTCCACCACCATCGGCTTCAACGGCTCCCACTCGGGCAGCAACCCGAAGCCCACCTCGTTCACCCTGAACGGGACGCCCTGCAACGGCACCCCGGCCAACCAGCCGCCGACGGTCTCGCTCGGCCTGCCGACCGGGCCGTTCACCGCTCCGGCCGACGTGCCGCTGACCGCCACCGCCAGCGACCCGGACGGGACGATCAGCAAGGTCGAGTTCTACCGCAACGGCCTGCTGATCAACACCGACACCTCCGCCCCGTACGCGTACACCCAGGAGGACCTGCCGGCCGGCAGCTACACCGTCCAGGCCAAGGCCTACGACAACGCCAACGGCATCGGGGTCGACGAGAAGGCGTTCACCGTCGGTGCCGCCACCGGCCCGACGCTGGTCGCCACGCCGTCCGCGGTGAGCGTCGCCGAGGGTGGCACCGCCACCTTCAACCTGAAGCTCAGCGCCGCGCCGACGGCCAACGTGCCGGTCACCCTCACCCGCACCGGCGACACCGATGTCACGGTCTCGCCGGCCACCGCCACGCTGACCCCGAGCAACTGGAGCACCGGAGTCACCGTCACGGTCGCCGCGGCGGAGGACGCCGACACCGCCGGCGGTGCCGCCACAATCACCGCCTCCGCCACCGGGCTCGCCTCGCTGGCGGTCACCGCCACCGAGATCGACAACGACACCCCCGGCGACAACACCTACATCGCGAAGTTCCTCGACCAGTACGGCAAGATCAAGAACTCGGGTTACTTCAGCCCCGAGGGCGTGCCGTACCACTCGGTGGAGACGCTGATCGTCGAGGCGCCCGACCACGGGCACGAGACCACCTCGGAGGCGTTCAGCTTCTGGCTCTGGCTGGAGGCCTACTACGGCAAGGTCACCCAGAACTGGGCGCCGTTCAACAACGCCTGGACGGTGATGGAGAAGTACATCATCCCGACGCACGCCGACCAGCCGACGGCGGGCTCCGCGGGGACGCCGCAGTACGCCGCGGAGTACAACCTGCCCAGTCAGTACCCGTCGGCGCTGAACCCGAACGTCCCGGTCGGACAGGACCCGCTGCGCTCGGAGTTGCAGTCCACCTACGGCACCGGCGACATCTACGGCATGCACTGGCTGATGGACGTCGACAACACCTACGGCTTCGGCCGCTGCGGTGACGGCACCACCAAGCCGGCCTACATCAACACCTTCCAGCGCGGCACCCAGGAGTCGGTGTGGGAAACCGTCCCGCAGCCCTCCTGCGACACCTTCAAGCACGGCGGTCAGTACGGCTACCTCGACCTGTTCGTCAAGGACACCGGCGCCCCCGCCAAGCAGTGGAAGTACACCAACGCCCCGGACGCCGACGCCCGCGCCGTGCAGGCCGCGTACTGGGCGCTGACCTGGGCCAAGGAGCAGAACAAGCAGGCCGACGTAGCGGCCACCATCGCGAAGGCCGCCAAGATGGGTGACTACCTGCGGTACGCGATGTTCGACAAGTACTTCAAGAAGATCGGCAACTGCGTCGGGGCCAGCACCTGCCCCGCCGGCAGCGGCAAGGACTCGGCGCACTACCTGCTGTCCTGGTACTACGCCTGGGGCGGCGCGTACGACGCCAGCCAGAACTGGTCCTGGCGGATCGGCTCCAGCCACAACCACTTCGGCTACCAGAACCCGTTCGCGGCCTGGGCGCTGACCAACACCCCGGAGCTCAAGCCGCAGTCCGCGACCGCGGTCGCCGACTGGACCAAGAGCTTCGAACGGCAGCTGGAGTTCTACACCTGGTTGCAGTCCGCCGAGGGCGGCATCGCCGGTGGCGCCACCAACAGCTGGGACGGCAGCTACGCCCAGCCGCCGGCCGGCACCAGCACCTTCTACGGCATGTTCTACGACGTCGACCCGGTCTACAACGACCCGCCGTCGAACCAGTGGTTCGGTATGCAGGCCTGGTCGATGCAGCGCATCGCCGAGCTGTACCAGCAGACCGGCAACGCGAAGGCCAAGGCGCTGCTGGACAAGTGGGTGCCCTGGGCGATCGCCAACACCACCCTCGGCACCAACTGGTCGATCCCGTCGGACATGGCGTGGACCGGTCAGCCGACCACCTGGAACCCGTCCAACCCGCAGCCCAACACCGGCCTGCACGTCGAGGTCATCAGCAAGGGTCAGGACGTCGGTGTCACCGCCGCCTACGCCCGGATCCTGATCGCGTACGCGGCCAAGTCCGGCAACGTGGCGGCGAAGGACACCGCCAAGGGGCTGCTCGACGCACTGTCGGCCGCCAGCGACGCCAAGGGTGTCTCCACCACCGAGAAGCGTGGCGACTACCGGCGCTTCGACGACGTCTACAACGCGTCCACCGGGCAGGGCCTCTATGTCCCGCCGGGCTGGACCGGGAAGATGCCGAACGGCGACACCATCGCCGCCGGCAAGAGCTTCCTCGACATCCGGTCCTTCTACAAGAACGACCCGGACTGGCCCAAGGTGCAGGCGTACCTGGACGGTGGTCCGGAGCCGAGCTTCAACTACCACCGGTTCTGGGCACAGGCTGACGTCGCCATGGCGTACGCCGACTACGGCAGCCTGTTCCCGAACGGCTGA
- a CDS encoding GH1 family beta-glucosidase, with the protein MSIPTGPAGPLRFPDNFGWGAATSAYQIEGAAKEDGRGESVWDTFSRVPGRTRNGDTGDVAADHYHRYAEDLDLMRDLGLRSYRFSISWPRIQPDGTGAPNQRGLDFYRRLVDGLHERGITPMATLFHWDLPQALQDADGWESRETALRFADYADAVFEALGDRVPAWLTINEPKTVVQNGYLVGHHAPGRQDPDAAYLVAHHLQLAHGLAVSALRATGSASRIGPALNLHPCYPADDSPQAAAASRLYDGYENRLYLDSLFKGSYPEDVLADLGPQSRMVQGIRDGDLAIISAPIDLLAVQYYTPIYVTADGGTEHRWATSEAEWQQIYPDGMYDILTRVTRDYGPIPLTVTENGLPTPDTLAVDGTVHDAGRINFLRDHLAAAHRAIAAGVPLESFHVWSLLDNFEWNEGYDQRWGLVYVDYPTQRRVLKSSATWYRSVIADGGF; encoded by the coding sequence ATGTCGATACCTACTGGGCCCGCCGGCCCTCTGCGCTTCCCGGACAACTTCGGCTGGGGCGCGGCCACCTCCGCGTACCAGATCGAGGGCGCTGCCAAGGAGGATGGGCGCGGCGAGTCGGTCTGGGACACCTTCAGCCGCGTCCCAGGGCGCACCCGTAACGGCGACACCGGCGACGTGGCCGCCGACCACTACCACCGGTACGCCGAGGACCTCGACCTCATGCGCGACCTCGGGCTGCGCAGCTACCGCTTCTCCATCTCCTGGCCACGGATCCAGCCCGACGGCACCGGCGCACCCAACCAGCGCGGGCTCGACTTCTACCGCCGCCTCGTCGACGGCCTCCACGAGCGCGGCATCACCCCGATGGCCACCCTGTTCCACTGGGACCTCCCGCAGGCCCTGCAGGACGCCGACGGGTGGGAGTCGCGCGAGACCGCCCTCCGCTTCGCCGACTACGCCGACGCGGTCTTCGAGGCCCTCGGCGACCGGGTGCCGGCCTGGCTCACCATCAACGAGCCCAAGACCGTGGTGCAGAACGGCTACCTCGTCGGCCACCACGCCCCCGGCCGGCAGGACCCGGACGCGGCCTACCTGGTCGCCCACCACCTGCAGCTCGCGCACGGGCTCGCGGTCAGCGCGCTGCGCGCCACCGGCAGCGCCAGCCGGATCGGCCCCGCGCTCAACCTGCACCCCTGCTATCCCGCTGACGACTCGCCGCAGGCCGCAGCCGCCTCCCGCCTCTACGACGGCTACGAGAACCGCCTCTACCTCGACTCCCTGTTCAAGGGCAGCTACCCGGAGGACGTGCTGGCCGATCTGGGCCCGCAGAGCCGGATGGTCCAGGGCATCCGCGACGGCGACCTGGCGATCATCTCCGCACCGATCGACCTGCTGGCCGTGCAGTACTACACGCCCATCTACGTCACCGCCGACGGCGGCACCGAGCACCGCTGGGCGACCTCCGAAGCCGAGTGGCAGCAGATCTACCCCGACGGCATGTACGACATCCTGACCCGGGTCACCCGCGACTACGGCCCGATCCCACTCACCGTCACCGAGAACGGGCTGCCCACACCGGACACGCTGGCCGTGGACGGCACCGTCCACGACGCTGGTCGGATCAACTTCCTCCGGGACCACCTCGCTGCCGCACACCGGGCCATCGCCGCCGGCGTGCCGCTGGAGAGCTTCCACGTCTGGTCACTGCTGGACAACTTCGAGTGGAACGAGGGGTATGACCAGCGGTGGGGACTGGTCTACGTGGACTACCCGACCCAGCGGCGGGTGCTCAAGAGCAGCGCCACCTGGTACCGCTCCGTGATCGCTGACGGCGGCTTCTGA